One part of the Cyprinus carpio isolate SPL01 chromosome B12, ASM1834038v1, whole genome shotgun sequence genome encodes these proteins:
- the LOC109111503 gene encoding V-set and transmembrane domain-containing protein 4-like has protein sequence MKISAVLTALLTNLLFGNVCSAINVTVTPSPFTVVAEGENITLSCQVTQRRRSASLPVVRWMFQPESGGEELLVARVNMQRAKFYGNYTKSFSKPKMKLTVVKQGKIYNLLIMDISEQDRGLYSCRVQEFKQHRERWKASTNSSASTQLRVHVLPAGKPKEELWSLFEDVYLCAVLVCCVGLLCMCMFTIAVSCQYLQRKRRLKENYHLVKSPQNSSGETVTSVASLSPALPKKMRKYKKNKSVEQPDMPPEIPAKAPIADKMRKPKLLKPQPRKVVLPKIAEESLMYAELELMKPLPEAKTAKTGTVYAQIFFEDMPV, from the exons ATGAAGATCTCTGCAGTGCTAACAGCTCTCCTGACTAACCTCCTCTTCGGAA ATGTGTGCTCAGCTATCAACGTCACAGTCACTCCGTCTCCGTTCACTGTGGTGGCTGAAGGGGAAAACATCACCTTGTCCTGTCAGGTGACCCAGCGGCGGCGGTCGGCGAGTCTGCCTGTGGTGCGCTGGATGTTTCAGCCGGAATCGGGAGGAGAGGAGCTGCTGGTGGCGCGGGTGAACATGCAGAGAGCCAAGTTCTACGGCAACTACACCAAGAGCTTCAGCAAGCCCAAAATGAAACTGACAGTGGTGAAACAGGGCAAGATATACAACCTCCTCATCATGGACATCAGCGAACAGGACAGGGGTCTTTACAGCTGCAGGGTCCAAGAGTTCAAGCAGCATCGGGAACGATGGAAAGCTTCCACCAACAGCTCGGCCTCCACGCAGCTCCGAG TCCATGTTCTCCCAGCTGGCAAACCAAAGGAGGAACTGTGGAGTCTGTTTGAAG atgtgTATCTATGTGCTGTGTTGGTGTGTTGTGTTGGGCTCTTGTGTATGTGCATGTTCACTATAGCTGTGAGCTGTCAGTATCTGCAGAGGAAGAGACGATTAAAAG AAAACTATCATTTGGTCAAGAGTCCACAGAACAG TTCAGGCGAGACGGTCACTAGTGTGGCCAGTCTCTCTCCAGCTCTTCCCAAGAAGATGAGAaagtataagaaaaataaaagtgtggAGCAGCCAGACATGCCACCAGAGATACCGGCTAAAG CCCCTATTGCAGACAAAATGCGAAAGCCGAAGCTTTTAAAACCTCAACCCAGAAAAGTGGTTTTG CCCAAAATTGCAGAAGAGAGTCTGATGTACGCTGAGCTCGAACTGATGAAGCCGCTGCCTGAAGCCAAAACTGCAAAGACAGGAACGGTGTACGCACAGATATTCTTTGAGGACATGCCTGTGTAG